A region of the Conyzicola lurida genome:
CTCGAAGTGCAGCTGCAGGCAGCGCGGCTCCCCCGCCACGTGGCGCACACCGTCGACGAGCGCGGCCTCGCCGTCGAACAGCACGTGATTGTGCTCGGCGATGTCGACGACACCGTGGTCGGCGGTGATGATCAGCCCGTCGTCCGGGCCGAGCGCGTCGGAGAGCTCCCGCACCGCGGCGTCGAGGATCTCGAGCCAGTTGGTCCACTCGGACGATTCCGATCCGGTGGCGTGGCCCGCGACATCCAATTCGGGCACATAGACGTAGGCGATGCCGGACGTGCCGGGCTCACGCAACCAGTCGACGACGGTGGCGAACCGGTCGCCGATCGTCGATGCGCCCAGATAGCGGGCACCGCGCAGCACGGCCTTGCTGAAGCCGCTGTCGCGGTAGCGCTCCGGGCCGATCGCGACGGCGTCGAGGCCGCGGTCGACCGCACGCTCGAACACGGTCGGCATCGGCTGCCACGCGAACGGGTCGACCTTCGAGTCCCAGCCGGAGAGCTGCTTGAGCACGCGGTCGTTCGCGGGGTCGAGCACGGTGTAGCCGACCATGCCGTGCTGGCCGGGGTCGGTACCGGTGGTGAGCGTCGCGAGGGCCGCGGCGGTCGTGGTGGGGAAACCGGAGTCGATCACGGCCTTCGGCGTCATCAGCGAGACGAGCGTGCGGGCGTGGCCGGCGCGGGCCTTGAGCGCGGCCGCTCCGAGCCCGTCGACGAGCAGGACGACGACGCGTGCTGCCCGCGGCAGGGCGAGCGGATTGTCACCGCCGACGATTGCGGACAGACACGCCGGCATTACATCGGCGAGGCTGAGGCGGTCTGATTTCGGCGCCGGTAACATGGGGGCAATCTTATGGCTACTCCCGTGACTCCCCCTGCCCCCGTGCCCTCCGACTCCTCCGGCGGGGAGCGCATCGACGAGGTCGACGTCTCCGCAGAGATGCAGGGTTCGTTCCTCGAATACGCCTACTCCGTCATCTACTCGCGGGCCCTCCCCGACGCCCGTGACGGCCTCAAGCCCGTGCAGCGGCGCATCCTCTACCAGATGGCCGAAATGGGCCTGCGCCCCGACCGCGGCCACGTGAAGTCGGCGCGCGTCGTCGGCGAGGTGATGGGCAAACTGCACCCGCACGGCGACGCCTCGATCTACGACGCCATGGTGCGGCTCACCCAGGACTTCATCCTGCGCGTGCCCCTGATCGACGGCCACGGCAACTTCGGTTCGCTCGACGACGGCCCCGCCGCTCCGCGCTACACCGAGGCACGCCTGCACGCCACGGCTCTCGCCATGACGGAGAACCTCGACGAAGACGTCGTCAACTTCATCCCCAACTACGACAACCAGCTGACGCAGCCCGAGGTCCTCCCTGCGGCGTTCCCGAACCTGCTGGTGAACGGCGCGAGCGGCATCGCGGTCGGTATGGCCACGAACATGGCCCCGCACAACCTCATCGAGGTCATCGGCGCCGCCCGCCACCTCCTGCACAATCCCCGGGCGACCCTCGAAGACCTCATGGAGTTCGTGCCGGGTCCCGACCTCCCCACCGGCGGCACCATCAGCGGCCTCGCCGGCATCAAGGACGCCTACGCCACCGGCCGCGGCGCCTTCAAGACCCGCGCCAAGGTCACGACGGAAAGCATCTCGGCCCGCAAGACCGGTCTCGTCGTCACCGAGCTTCCCTACATGGTCGGCGCCGAAAAGGTGATCGAGAAGATCAAGGACGGCGTCACCTCCAAGAAACTCAGCGGCATCTCCGACGTCACCGATCTCACCGACCGCCGGCACGGCCTGCGGCTCGTCATCGGCATCAAGACCGGCTTCAGCCCTGACGCCGTGCTCGAGCAGCTGTACCGCTACACGCCGCTCGAAGACTCGTTCAACATCAACAACGTCGCGCTCGTCAACGGCGGCCCGCAGACCCTCGGCCTGCGCGACCTGCTCCAGGTCTACGTCGACCACCGCCTCGACGTCGTGACGCGCCGCAGCCGTTACCGCCTCGCCCGCCGTCTCGAACGACTGCACCTCGTCGAGGGCCTCCTCATCGCGATCCTCGACATCGACGAGGTCATCCAGGTCATCCGCCAGAGCGACGACTCCGAGGCCGCCCGCGCCCGCCTGCGCACCGTCTTCGACCTGAGCGAGCTGCAGGCCGAGTACATCCTCGAACTGCGCCTGCGCCGCCTCACCAAGTTCAGCCGCATCGAGCTCGAGAAGGAGCAGGAACAGTTGCGCGCCGAGATCGCGGAGCTCGAAGAGCTGCTGACGAGCCCGGCCAAGCTGCGCCAGCTGGTCTCCGACGAGCTCGAGGAGATCTCCGACCGGTTCGGCACCCCGCGCCGCACCCTGCTCACCGAGGCGCGGCCGTCGGTCGCGACATCCGCCTCGTCTCGTAAGAACGCGCCGGTCCTCGAGATCGCCGACACGGCGTGCCGCGTCTACCTCTCCACCACCGGTCGTGCCATCCGCGTCGATATCCCGGTGCCCGCCGAGGGCGAGACCGAGGGCGGGGCGGATGCTGCGGCTCCCGTCGCCCGCCGGCGCACCAAGCACGATGCCATCGCGTCGTCGGTGGTGACCACCAGCCGGTCGGAGATCGGCGCGGTCACCAACCTCGGCCGCCTCATCCGCTTCACCGCGGTCGACCTGCCGAACGTGCCCTCCAACTCAATCCAGCTCGGCGCGGGAGCCCGCATCTCCGACTACCTCGCGCTGACCAATAAGAAGGAGCGAGTTCTCGCGTTCGTCTCTCTCGATTCGGAGGAGACGATCGTCGTCGGCACGAAGCAGGGCGTCGTCAAGCGCGTCGCGACCGGCGCGTACCCGAACAAGCCCGACTTCGAGGTCATCTCGCTCAAGGCCGGCGACGAGGTCGTGGGGGTGTCGCAGGGCACCGACGCGGCGGAGCTCGTCTTCGTCACCTCCGACGCTCAGCTGCTGCACTTCTCGGCGGCGGTCGTGCGTCCGCAGGGTGCCGCCGCCGGCGGTGTCGCGGGCATCAACCTCGGAGCGAAGGCCAGCGCGATCTTCTTCGGTGTAGTCGACCCGGCGCAGGAGATCGTCGTCGCGACCGTCTCCAGCTCGACCGACGCGCTGCCCGGGGTCGACCCCGGCCGCGCCAAGGTGTCGCTGCTCGGCGAGTTCCCCGGCAAGGGGCGCGCGACCGGCGGTGTGCGGGCGCACTCGTTCCTCAAGGGCGAAGACGTGCTCGCGCTGGCCTGGGCCGGTCCCGCACCGTCTCTCGCCGTCGGCCCCGACGGGTCGGTCCGCCAGCTGCCGGAGGCCGGCGCCAAGCGCGACGCCTCGGGCGCGCCGCTCGACGCGGTGGTCGGATCGATCGGTACGTCGCTCTAGGACGCCCGTAGGGCTATTCGGCGGTGTACGCATCGACCCGCAACCGCAGCCCCGCGCGCGCGATCAACGCGGCGTCGAGCGGTTCGAGGTCGAAGACGAAGCCGTGCTCACGAGCGGTGAGCGAGATCGACAGGCTGCTGTACAGCACGCCCTCGAAGGGCACGTAGGCCATGCGCTCGAGCACCGGGCGGATCATGGCGAGGTGTGGTTCGAGCAGCGTCGTGTCGCCCTCCACCCCGGAATCGAGATGCCACTGCGAGATCTCGCGCGCGGGCCCCGCCGGGTCGAACTCGTGCACGGGCTCGCCGATGCCCGACCAGCGCGTCGCGTGCGCCCCCGTGAACTCGTCGAGCTCCTCGAGGGTGCGGGTGGCCGTGGCGATGTTGATGCTGACGCGGAAGATACTCACTCCCCCATGATGCAGCACCGCCGGCTACACGGGCGGATCAGACGTCGATACGGTCGCGGTCGAGACCCTCGCCCGCGATGATGAACTCTTTGCGTGGCGCGACATCGTTGCCCATCAGCAGTTCGAAGACCTTCGACGCGTTCTCGGCGGCCTCGGCGTCGACGACCGTGACGCGGCGGAGCGTGCGGTAGCGGCGGTCCATCGTGGTCTCCGACAGCTGGTCGGCGTCCATCTCTCCGAGGCCCTTGTAGCGCTGGATCGGGTCCTGGTACTTCTTGCCCGAACGCTTGAGGCCGGCGAGCACGCCCTCGAGTTCCTTCTCGGAGTAGGTGTAGATGGTCTCGTTCGGCTTCGACCCCGGATTGATCACCACCACGCGGTGCAGCGGCGGCACGGCGGCGTAGATGCGGCCCTCGTCGATCATCGGGCGCATGTAGCGGAAGAAGAGCGTGAGCAGCAGTGTGCGGATGTGCGCACCGTCGACGTCGGCGTCGCTCATGATGATGATCTTGCCGTAGCGGGCCTGCGTGATATCGAAGCTACGGCCGGAACCGGCACCGATCACCTGGATGATCGACGCGCACTCGGCGTTGGACAGCATGTCGGAAACCGAGGCCTTCTGCACGTTCAGGATCTTGCCCCGAATCGGCAGGAGCGCCTGGTACTCGCTGTCACGGGCGAGCTTCGCGGTACCGAGGGCGGAGTCACCCTCGACGATCATCAGTTCGCTGTTCGCCACGTCGCTGGATCGGCAGTCCACGAGCTTCGCGGGCAGCGAACTCGACTCGAGCGCGTTCTTGCGGCGCTGCGTCTCTTTGTGGGCGCGGGCGGAGATGCGCGACTTCATCTCGGCCACGATCTTGTCGAGCACGAGCGCGGTCTGCGCCTTTCCGTCGCGCTTCGACGACGAGAACCGTTCGGCCATGGCCTTGGCCACGACGTTCGCGACGATGTTGCGCACGCCGGGGGTGCCGAGGATCTCTTTGGTCTGGCCCTCGAACTGCGGCTCGGGCAGGCGCACCGTCAGCACGGCGGTGAGGCCGGCGAGGATGTCGTCCTTGTCGAGCTTGTCGTTGCCGACCTTGAGGCGTCGGGCGTTGAGTTCGACCTGGGAGCGCAGGAATTTCATCAGCCCGGCTTCGAATCCGGCCTGGTGTGTGCCGCCCTTGGGCGTGGCGATGATGTTGACGAAGCTGCGGAAGACGGTCTCGTAGCCGGTGCCCCAGCGCAGCGCGATGTCGACCTCGACGTCGCGGGTCAGCTCGGTGGGCATCATGGCACCGGTGGGCTGCAGCACGGGCACCGTCTCGACGAAGGTCCCCGCCCCCTGCAGCCGCCAGGTGTCGGTGAGGGGCGCGTCGGCCGCGAGGAAGTCGACGAACTCGGAGATACCGCCGTCGAAGCGGAAGGTCTCGGTGGTGGGCGTCTCGCCGCGTTCGTCGGTGATATCGATCGCGAGTCCGGGGACGAGGAACGCGGTCTGGCGCGCACGGCCCGTGAGCTCGTCCGTCTGGAAGGCGGCGCCGCGGGTGAAGATCTGCGGGTCGGCCCAGTAACGTACCCGGGTCCCGGTGACGCCCTTCTTGACCTTGCCGACGACGCGTAGTTCGCTGCCGGACACGAACGGGGTGAACGGCGAGTCGGGGCTCGGTCCGTCGGTATCGGCGAAGTTACCGGGCTCGCCGCGGTGGAACGACATGGCGTAGGTCTTGCCGTCGCGGTCGACCTCGACGTCGAGGCGGGCGGAGAGCGCGTTGACGACGGAGGCCCCGACGCCGTGGAGTCCGCCGGATGCCGCGTAGGAACCGGAACCGAACTTGCCACCCGCGTGCAGCTTGGTGAAGACGACCTCCACGCCGCTGAGCCCGGTCTTGGGCTCGATGTCCACGGGCACGCCGCGGGCACGGTCGCGCACCTCGACGCTGTCGTCGGAGTGCAGGATGACGCTGATCTCGCTGCCGTGGCCGCCGAGCGCCTCGTCGACGGAGTTGTCGATGATCTCCCAGAGGCAGTGCATCAGACCGCGGGAGTCGGTGGAACCGATGTACATACCGGGGCGCTTGCGGACGGCCTCGAGACCCTCGAGCACGGAGAGATGTCTCGCCGAGTAATCCGAACTCGCCACGGGCACTCCTTCAATCGGGAACAAACTGGCCAGTGGCCGTCGTTAACCCTACTGAATCAGAGGCCGGCGACACGTTCCGACACCCGAACCGGCCGGCAACCTGCCAAAGCGATACGCGTTCAGCGAAATACCCGGCAAATGTCGCACCGTCGTAACAACGGCGTGCTTGGATAGCTAGACGTAATCAGTTGTGACCACGCCCGAAGGAGCACTCCATGTCTCAGATCTCCACCGAGAACACCGCCCCCGAGCGTGAGTCTGTCTACACGCTCACCGCTCTCGACCGCTGCGACAGCTGCGGCGCCCAGGCCTACGTGCGTGTGACCATGCAGAGCGGCGAGCTGCTCTTCTGCGCTCACCACGGTGCCGAGTTCAAGGAGAAGCTGTCCGCGACGGCTCTCCACTGGCACGACGAGTCCGACCGCCTCGTTGACGCTTCGCGCAACTAGCGGCATCAGTACTGTCAACGGCAGTACGGCCGGGGCCCGTCGCACGGCGACGATCGATCTGGCCGCACTCACCCGCAACATCACACTTCTCACCGACGCCCTCGGAATCGACGATCCTCTCGTCGACCTGAGGGCGTCGGCGTATGGTCACGGCCTCGTGCCCGTCGCGCGGGCGGCGGTCGCGGCCGGAGTCGTCGCCCTGCGCGTGTCGTTGCTCGACGACGCGCTCGAACTCCGCTCCGCCGGCATCGGCTGCGACATCCTCAGCCCTGAAGCCGCCGAGGGAATCACATTGCTCGCCGACACGCCAGAGGCTCAGGATGCCGCGGCGGCACGCGATCTCGGAGCGGGTGTCTACGGCCTGGCCTCGCTCGGCGGCGTCCCGACCCACGCGGTCATGACACTGAGCGCGGAGGTCATCGCGGTCAAGCACGTCACGGCCGGCACCGGTGTCTCGTACGGGTACACCTACCGTGCGGCATCCGACACCGCCGTCGCCCTCGTGTCGATGGGGTACGCCGACGGACTCCCCCGCCTGGGCTCGAACACCGCGGTCGCGTCGCTCGGCGGCGGGATCCACCCCGTGGTGGGCCGCATCGCCATGGACCAGCTCGTGCTCGATATCGGCGCGACCCCGGCCGAGCCGGGCGACAGCGCCGTCCTCTTCGGCGACGGGTCGCTCGGCCTGCCCACCGCGCTCGACTGGGCGCTGGCCACCCGGCGCTCCCCCCTCGCCCTCACCGCCGGCTTCGGCCGCAGAATCACCCGGGTGCACACCGATGACTGAGCTGCCGAACGGCGCCGCCGCCGTGATCGACCTCGCCGCGTTCCGCCGCAACGTCGAATCGCTCGTCGCGACCGCCGCGCCCTCCGAGGTCATGCTCGCCGTCAAGGCCAACGCCTACGGGCACGGCATGCTGCCGATCTCGCTCGCCGCCCTCGAGGCCGGCGCCACGTCGCTCGGCGTGCTCGAGGTGGGCGCGGGACTCGAACTCCGCGAGGCCGGCATCACGGTGCCGCTCTTCGCCTGGCTGCACGGCACGGGCACCGACTTCCGCGCGGCGGCCGAGAACCGGATCGACCTCGGAGTCTCCGCCGTCTGGCAGCTCGAGGCCATCGCCGAGAGCGGTGCCAGTGTGCCCGCCCGCGTGCACCTCAAGATCGACACCGGCCTCAGCCGCAACGGCGCGAGTGCCGAGGACTGGCCCGAGCTGGTCGAGACCGCCCTGCACCTCGAGTCGCAGGGGTTCCTCGAGGTCTACGGCGCGTGGTCGCATCTCGCCGACGCGTCCGTCGCGGACGACGAGATCGCCCTCGCCAAGTTCGTCGTCGCCGTCGAGGTGGCGACGTCGCTCGGCGCGAGATTCAGCACGTTGCACTTGGCCGCGAGCTCGGCGGGGATCCGCATGCCGGAGGCCCGCTTCGACTTCGTGCGCTTCGGCATTGCCGCGTTCGGCATCTCGCCCTTCGACGACGTCGACGCGCAGGGACTCGGGCTCGAGGCGCCGATGGCGCTCACGGCGCCAGTGCTCTCGCTGCACGGGCTGCCAGCGGGACCGTTCCACCTCGGCGACGTCGCCGTCGACCTGGACGAGCCGGCGACACTCGCCCTCGTCGCCGTCGGCTACGGCGACGGCGTGCAGTCCCCCGCGATCGGCCGCGCCGAGGTGTTGCTCGGCGGGGAACGCCGACGCATCGTGGCACTGGGCGTCGACCGCATGCTCGTGGACGCCGACGACCTGGAGGTCGCTGTCGGCGACCGCGCCGTGGTCTTCGGCAGCGCCGAGCGCGGCGAACCGACCGCGGAAGAGTGGGCCGCCCACGCCGACAGTATCGGCGACGAGATCGTCGCCAGCATCACGCCGCGCGTGCCGCGGGTGTACGTGGGTTGAGCCTCAGGCGGGTTGAGCCTGTTTCGACGGGCTCGATCCAGTCAGAGGCCGAGGCGCTTCGCGATCGCGGCGCGCGCGTTCGACGCGGCGAGATCGACGCTCGCGGCACGCTCGTCGGCCGCCAGGGTCGGGTCGAGTCCGCGCAGCGTGAGCGCCGCGGCCAGAAGCCGGTCCGCCCACTCCGGGTTCATCGGCAGGAACGGGCCGTGCAGATTGGTTGCGATGCTGGCACCGTCGACGACCCCGTCGACCTCAGGCCCGTCGGATGACGCGGCTCCCGCATTTCCAAAGCCGGCGACGACCGTCCCGAGCGGGATTGCACCCGGCTCGAGTGTCGTGACGGCCCCGTGGTTCTCGAACCCGGCCACGCGCCCGTTCTCGGTGGAGAGCACGATCTCGCCCACGGCCCGCTTGGCCACGAGAACGCTCGCCGACGGGAACAGTCCGGCCCCCGGCATCCGCTCGCCGTTCTCGTCTGTCACGGTCGAGCCGAGCAACTGCCAGCCGCCGGCGATGGCGAGCACGGGAACACCCTGTGCCTTCCACTCGCGCAGCCGCGGGGCGATCGACGCGAGGTCGGCCACGACGGCGAGCTGGGCGGTCCGCGGCCCGGAGCCGATGTGGATGAGGTCCACGCTCTCGGGCAGGGTGTCGCCGACGTTGTGGTCGACGACGGTCACGTCGATGCCGCGCCAGCCGGCACGGGTCGCGAGGGCGAGCACATTGCCCGAGTCGCCGTTGATGCCGAGCTGCCGCGGGTAGAGCGACAGGATGGTGAGCGAGCGCGTCACGGTGCGTTCTCCAACTCGAGGAAGCCCAAGAGCTTGCGGATGAGCATCATCTGCTCGTAGTTGACGATCATGGTCTTGGTGCCGCGCCCGGGCTTGGGCAGCGCGAGGAAGGCCTCGAGCGCCGGCTTCAGTTCGGGAACCACTCGGCCGACGGCGATCTCGCCGTAGCCGAAGCGTGTGGCGAGCTGCCAGGCCTTCGTGCCCGAGACGATGTCGACGTGGTCGATGTGGCTGAAGTCGGTGTCGTACATCCACGACGGGTCGGGCGTGCCCTCGTCGACGGCGACGAACAGCTGCTCGGGCGCCTCCTCGAGGTAGTCGAGGTTGAGCTGCAGGCTCGGCGGGTTCTTCATCATGATGACTTCGATGTCTTCGCCGTTGTAGCTGAGCACCTCGCCACGTCCGTAGACGGTGTCGAGGGAGAGCATGGCGGATGCCACGAGCTCGGGCCGGAACGACTCCCCGAGGAGGCGCTCGGCCATCGCGGCCGCGCCCGCCACGTCGACCGCGTAGTGCAGGCCGCGCGCGGGCAGGCGCACGTCGACGTTCGCACCGGCGACGGTGAGCGACGCGTCGATGCCCGAGAGGCGCTCGACGACGACCGAGGGCACAGGGGCCGCGGCATCCGTGGGGCTCGTGCCGAGCGCGGAGTAGACCTCGGCGTTGGCGAGACCGTTGGGCGAGCCGCTGAGCAGCGCGGGATCGACGCCGAAGTAGCTGACCTCGGCCGCACCCGTGAGCGCCGCCGCCACGGCGACGAGGTTGTCGTCGTTCGCGTTGACCACGACGTGGGCGTCGGCGGCTCCCGCGATCGTGGCGAGCATCTTCACGACGCGGTCGGGCTCGAAGAAGCGGTTGAGCTGGTCGATCTGCACATTCAGCAGCAGCACGCTCGACGGACGCAGCACCTTCGCGAGGTTGACGCCGTAGGCCTCGTCGACCTCGAGCACGGCGATCTGCTCGCGCAGCCGGCCGTCGAGGGGAACGCTCGCGAGCAGCGCCGACGCGATGCCCTGCGGGAGATTGCCGCCCGAGGGGTTGCTGAAGACGTCGACGCCGTGGGCACGGAGGATGCCGACGAGCATGTTCGTCGTGGTCGACTTGCCGTTCGACCCGGAGACGAACACGACGCCGAGCGGCATGCGTTCGACGGCGCGCTCGAGCGCGTTCGGGGAGACCGTGAGCAGCACCCGTCCGGGTACCGCCGATCCCCCGCCACGCAGTCGGGTCGCCCAGCGGGCAGCCCTGCCGAGCAGGATCCCGGCAGCGGTTCTCACCGGTTTACTCGAGGTAGTCGCGCAGAGACTGCGACCGGCTCGGGTGACGCAGCTTGGCCATGGTCTTCGACTCGATCTGGCGGATGCGCTCACGCGTCACACCGAAGGTGTCGCCGATCTGGTCGAGGGTCTTGGGCATTCCGTCGCCCAGACCGAAGCGCATGCGGATCACGCCGGCCTCGCGCTCGGAGAGGGAGTCGAGAAGGCTCTCCAGCTGCTTCTGCAGCATGGTGAAGCCCACAGCGTCGGCGGGGACGACGGCCTCGGTGTCCTCGATGAGGTCACCGAACTCGCTGTCGCCGTCTTCACCGAGCGGCGTGTGCAGGGAGATCGGCTCGCGACCGTACTTCTGCACCTCGATGACCTTCTCGGGGGTCATGTCGAGTTCGCGGCTGAGCTCTTCGGGCGTGGGTTCGCGACCGAGGTCCTGCAGCATCTGGCGCTGCACGCGGGCGAGCTTGTTGATGACCTCGACCATGTGCACCGGGATCCGGATGGTGCGCGCCTGGTCGGCCATGGCACGGGTGATCGCCTGGCGGATCCACCAGGTGGCGTAGGTGGAGAACTTGAAGCCCTTGGTGTAGTCGAACTTCTCGACGGCACGGATGAGGCCCAGGTTTCCCTCCTGGATGAGGTCGAGGAACTGCATGCCGCGGCCGGTGTAGCGCTTGGCGAGCGATACCACGAGGCGCAGGTTGGCACCCAGCAGGTGGCTCTTGGCGCGTGCACCGTCCTTCGAGACCCAGATCAGTTCGCGGCCGAGCTGCGACTTCTTCTCGGCGTCGCTCATCTGCGAGAGCTTGTCTTCGGCGAACAGACCGGCCTCGATACGCATGGCGAGCTCGACCTCTTCGGCCGCGTTCAGCAGGGCGACCTTACCGATCTGCTTCAGGTAGTCCTTGACCGGGTCGGCGGTGGCGCCGGTGATCGCGGACGAATAGACGGGGATGTCGTCTTCCTCGTCGGCGATCGAGATCACGAGGGCGCCCGTGGGCAGGGCCTCGTCCTTACCGGTGGACTTCGGCTCGGTGTCGGCCTCGTCCTCGGTTTCCTCGGTGTCCGCGTCCTTGACGTCTTCGGTGTCGGGGACGACCACGGCTACGACGTCGTCATCGTCGTCGTCGCCGTCGATGGGCTCGGTCGGCTCGTCGCCGTCGGGGTCGATCGCCTTGGGGGCGCGCTTCGTCGTGGTCTTCGCGGCAGCCGGCTTCTTAGCGGCCGGTGCCTTCTTCGCTGCGGGGGCCTTCTTGGCCGGGGCCTTCTTCACGGGAGCAGAATCGTCCTTGACCTGCTCGACGTCGACGGCCTCTGCAACGGCCGCGGTCTTGGTTTGGGTTGCCATTAGAACACCTTTCAGGGTTTTCGGGCAGTACTAAGACCCATGTCAAGTCCTTCTTCACAGCACGACGAAGTCGACGTGTGAACTAACGGAACCTGAACGGGTCTTAGTTCAATTATTGCACGAGTTGGCGGTGGAAACCGCCACGGCTATTGACAAGCGAGTCCGGACGGGCAAGCCCGTCAGCCGTTGGCGCGTCTCCTGCGCCATCCACGTACTAATGCAACCCAGAGGGGGGCCACTTGTATTCCCTCGTCCTGGTGCATCCGGCGTCGTGTCCGGCGGCGCGCGAGCAGCAGGAACACGACTCCGAGGCCCACGACGGGGAACTGGACGAGGAACGCGATGCGGAACGAATCGAGCGCGTACAACTCGGCGGGGACACCGCTGCCGCCGTGCGACCGGTCGATGGCGTCGAGCACGACACCGATGAGGAACACCATCACGAAGCTGGCGAGGAAGCCGCCGACGTTGACCACGCCGCTGGCCGACCCGAGGCTGCGGGCGGGATTGAAGGTGCGGGCGAAATCGAACCCGATGAGCGAGCCGGGCCCGCCGACCGCGACGACGACCACGAGCAGGACGACGAGCCAGAACGGAGGCTGGCCCGGCCAGAACAGCACGGCCGCCCACGCGACGCCCATCGACACCACGATGCCGAGGACGAGATTGCTGCGACGGTACGGATGACGCGCCGACAGTATCCCGAGGATGGGACCGGCGATCACGGCCGTGACCACGATCAGGGTCAGGAGGAGTGACGCCGTCGACGGGCCGTAGCCGAGGCCGACGGAGAGGAACGGGAAGCCCCAGAGCAGGGTGAAGACGGTGCCGGGCGACTGGGTCACGAAGTGCGACCAGAAACCGAGCTGCGTGCCCGGCCGGGCGAGGCTCTCGCGCAGCTGGTGGAGCGCCGCGGGCCAGCCGGTGGGCCGGTCGATCTGGGCCGTGCCCTCCGGCGCGT
Encoded here:
- a CDS encoding MurT ligase domain-containing protein; translated protein: MRTAAGILLGRAARWATRLRGGGSAVPGRVLLTVSPNALERAVERMPLGVVFVSGSNGKSTTTNMLVGILRAHGVDVFSNPSGGNLPQGIASALLASVPLDGRLREQIAVLEVDEAYGVNLAKVLRPSSVLLLNVQIDQLNRFFEPDRVVKMLATIAGAADAHVVVNANDDNLVAVAAALTGAAEVSYFGVDPALLSGSPNGLANAEVYSALGTSPTDAAAPVPSVVVERLSGIDASLTVAGANVDVRLPARGLHYAVDVAGAAAMAERLLGESFRPELVASAMLSLDTVYGRGEVLSYNGEDIEVIMMKNPPSLQLNLDYLEEAPEQLFVAVDEGTPDPSWMYDTDFSHIDHVDIVSGTKAWQLATRFGYGEIAVGRVVPELKPALEAFLALPKPGRGTKTMIVNYEQMMLIRKLLGFLELENAP
- a CDS encoding RNA polymerase sigma factor — its product is MATQTKTAAVAEAVDVEQVKDDSAPVKKAPAKKAPAAKKAPAAKKPAAAKTTTKRAPKAIDPDGDEPTEPIDGDDDDDDVVAVVVPDTEDVKDADTEETEDEADTEPKSTGKDEALPTGALVISIADEEDDIPVYSSAITGATADPVKDYLKQIGKVALLNAAEEVELAMRIEAGLFAEDKLSQMSDAEKKSQLGRELIWVSKDGARAKSHLLGANLRLVVSLAKRYTGRGMQFLDLIQEGNLGLIRAVEKFDYTKGFKFSTYATWWIRQAITRAMADQARTIRIPVHMVEVINKLARVQRQMLQDLGREPTPEELSRELDMTPEKVIEVQKYGREPISLHTPLGEDGDSEFGDLIEDTEAVVPADAVGFTMLQKQLESLLDSLSEREAGVIRMRFGLGDGMPKTLDQIGDTFGVTRERIRQIESKTMAKLRHPSRSQSLRDYLE
- a CDS encoding MFS transporter; this translates as MNSRRSWIVFSVAVFAYLVAVMQRTSLGIAGVDATERFDVQAAALSSLTVVQLVVYAGLQIPVGVVLDRHGPRILIVAGAVLMIAGQTTLALAPGIGVAVVGRILVGAGDAMTFISVSRLVASWFSGRTLPLLSQATGTIGALGQVLSAIPLSIVLHNFGWEPAYLSAAALSVVALVLVLVVVSNAPEGTAQIDRPTGWPAALHQLRESLARPGTQLGFWSHFVTQSPGTVFTLLWGFPFLSVGLGYGPSTASLLLTLIVVTAVIAGPILGILSARHPYRRSNLVLGIVVSMGVAWAAVLFWPGQPPFWLVVLLVVVVAVGGPGSLIGFDFARTFNPARSLGSASGVVNVGGFLASFVMVFLIGVVLDAIDRSHGGSGVPAELYALDSFRIAFLVQFPVVGLGVVFLLLARRRTRRRMHQDEGIQVAPLWVALVRGWRRRRANG